One segment of candidate division WOR-3 bacterium DNA contains the following:
- a CDS encoding co-chaperone GroES has protein sequence MTIKPLHDHILVERIEEEVKKGGIIIPDTAKEKPQQGRVIEVGDGRKDEKGNRIPLDVKKGDIILFGKYAGSEVKIEDKEYLIIREDDVLGIIIK, from the coding sequence ATGACAATAAAACCACTCCATGATCATATCCTTGTGGAAAGGATTGAGGAAGAGGTTAAAAAGGGTGGCATAATAATCCCGGATACGGCTAAGGAAAAACCCCAACAGGGTCGGGTGATTGAGGTTGGTGATGGCCGTAAGGATGAAAAGGGTAATCGTATTCCGCTGGATGTGAAGAAGGGTGATATTATCCTCTTCGGGAAGTATGCGGGTTCAGAGGTTAAGATTGAAGATAAAGAATACCTAATAATTCGGGAAGATGATGTGTTAGGGATTATTATAAAATAA
- the groL gene encoding chaperonin GroEL (60 kDa chaperone family; promotes refolding of misfolded polypeptides especially under stressful conditions; forms two stacked rings of heptamers to form a barrel-shaped 14mer; ends can be capped by GroES; misfolded proteins enter the barrel where they are refolded when GroES binds): MAGKIIKFDEEARRSILRGVQILANAVKVTLGPKGRNVILEKKFGAPTITKDGVTVAKEIDLEDKFENVGAQMVKEVASKTSDVAGDGTTTATILAEMIYREGLKTVTAGANAMEVKKGIDKAVETVVEALKKLSTPIKGRTEIFQVATISANNDETIGNKIADAMEKVGKDGVITVEEAKGLETTVDVVEGMQFDRGYLSPYFITNPERMECVLEDTYILLYEKKISAMKDLLPILEKVAQKGKPILIIAEEVEGEALATLVVNKIRGTLQCCAVKAPGYGDRRRAMLEDIAILTGGKLISEDIGIKLENVQISDLGQAKRVVVDKENTTIVEGAGKKSEIQARINQIKNEIQETKSDYDREKLQERLAKLSGGVAVLNVGAATEVEMKEKKARVEDALHATRAAVEEGIVPGGGVAYIRCIPELEKLKLPGDQQIGVEIVKRALEEPARQLAENAGKEGSVIVEQIKKEKGNIGYNVLTEKFEDMVEAGIIDPTKVVRTALQNAASIASLLVTTEAVVVEKPEEEKTPPAPGGYGEY, from the coding sequence ATGGCAGGAAAAATCATTAAATTTGATGAAGAAGCAAGAAGGTCGATTTTAAGAGGTGTCCAGATATTAGCGAATGCAGTGAAAGTGACATTGGGTCCGAAAGGCCGCAATGTGATTCTGGAAAAGAAGTTTGGGGCACCTACGATTACCAAGGATGGTGTAACCGTGGCAAAGGAGATAGACCTTGAAGATAAATTTGAAAATGTTGGTGCCCAGATGGTGAAAGAAGTTGCCTCCAAGACTTCGGATGTGGCTGGCGATGGTACAACGACCGCTACGATTCTTGCGGAAATGATTTATCGGGAGGGATTGAAAACTGTCACTGCTGGCGCGAATGCGATGGAGGTGAAGAAAGGGATCGATAAAGCCGTGGAGACGGTGGTAGAAGCCTTAAAGAAACTTTCCACGCCGATTAAGGGGCGTACCGAGATATTCCAGGTGGCAACGATTTCGGCTAATAACGATGAAACGATAGGCAATAAGATTGCTGATGCCATGGAGAAGGTGGGCAAGGATGGTGTAATCACGGTCGAAGAGGCAAAAGGTTTGGAGACGACGGTTGATGTCGTCGAAGGTATGCAATTTGACCGAGGGTATTTATCTCCATATTTTATAACCAACCCCGAGCGTATGGAATGTGTTTTAGAAGATACATATATTCTTCTTTATGAAAAGAAAATAAGCGCGATGAAAGACCTTTTGCCCATTCTGGAAAAGGTGGCACAGAAAGGCAAACCCATCCTGATCATTGCTGAAGAGGTTGAGGGTGAAGCCCTGGCAACACTTGTCGTGAATAAGATTCGGGGAACCCTCCAGTGCTGCGCGGTTAAAGCTCCGGGTTATGGTGACCGGCGTAGGGCGATGCTCGAAGATATTGCAATCCTTACTGGTGGAAAACTGATTTCCGAGGATATCGGTATCAAACTGGAAAATGTCCAGATTTCGGATTTAGGACAGGCAAAGCGAGTGGTGGTGGATAAAGAAAATACTACCATTGTAGAAGGTGCGGGTAAAAAGTCGGAAATCCAGGCTCGTATCAACCAGATCAAAAATGAAATTCAGGAGACGAAGAGCGATTATGACCGTGAGAAACTTCAAGAGAGATTGGCAAAATTGTCCGGCGGCGTAGCAGTGTTGAATGTCGGTGCAGCAACCGAGGTGGAGATGAAGGAGAAGAAGGCACGGGTTGAGGATGCACTCCATGCGACAAGAGCTGCGGTTGAAGAAGGGATCGTTCCTGGAGGTGGGGTGGCCTACATTCGGTGCATTCCGGAACTGGAAAAACTCAAATTGCCTGGGGATCAGCAGATTGGTGTGGAGATTGTAAAGAGAGCCCTTGAAGAGCCGGCTCGACAATTAGCTGAAAATGCCGGTAAAGAGGGATCCGTGATTGTGGAACAGATAAAGAAAGAAAAGGGCAATATTGGCTACAATGTGCTCACGGAAAAATTTGAAGACATGGTAGAAGCGGGAATCATTGATCCGACCAAGGTTGTTCGCACTGCATTGCAGAACGCGGCAAGCATCGCTTCGCTCCTGGTTACTACCGAGGCGGTAGTGGTGGAAAAACCTGAGGAAGAAAAAACACCACCAGCACCGGGTGGATACGGCGAGTATTAA
- a CDS encoding FmdB family zinc ribbon protein, with protein sequence MPTYEYECNNCRYLFEVFQGINDPQIEQCPKCGGSVRRLISGGAGLIFKGSGFYITDYKKKSLPKEEKKPELKKPEEKSALTKSED encoded by the coding sequence ATGCCTACCTACGAATACGAATGCAATAATTGTCGTTATCTGTTTGAAGTATTTCAAGGTATTAACGACCCGCAGATAGAGCAGTGTCCGAAATGTGGGGGAAGTGTGCGGAGATTGATATCGGGTGGTGCCGGATTGATATTTAAAGGAAGCGGTTTTTACATCACAGATTACAAAAAGAAAAGTTTGCCCAAAGAAGAAAAGAAACCTGAACTTAAAAAACCCGAGGAAAAATCGGCTCTAACCAAAAGCGAAGATTAG
- a CDS encoding DUF2905 domain-containing protein, whose protein sequence is MAGVGRLLIIWGLIFIVAGILFLLFPRLPLFKLPGDILVKKDNFFFYFPVVSSILLSVILSIILNLIFRK, encoded by the coding sequence ATGGCGGGTGTAGGCAGGCTGCTCATCATCTGGGGTTTAATTTTCATAGTGGCGGGGATTTTATTCTTACTATTTCCCCGCCTTCCGCTTTTTAAACTCCCCGGGGACATTTTAGTAAAAAAAGATAATTTTTTCTTCTACTTCCCGGTTGTCTCCAGCATTCTTCTTTCGGTCATTCTTTCAATCATTCTTAACTTGATTTTCCGTAAATAA
- the rpsH gene encoding 30S ribosomal protein S8, which produces MVVDPIADMFTIIRNGCRANKSEVVVPYSKLHVEILRILLEEGFINNFTVDSEKKPRKITIMLKYSKDGESVIRDIQRVSRCSRRVYVSRKEIPSILNGIGVAILTTSKGVMSDREARRKKVGGEVIGYVY; this is translated from the coding sequence ATGGTGGTGGATCCAATTGCTGATATGTTCACCATTATTAGGAATGGCTGTCGTGCCAATAAGAGTGAAGTGGTGGTGCCTTATTCTAAATTGCATGTGGAGATTTTGCGGATACTACTGGAAGAGGGCTTTATCAATAATTTTACAGTTGATTCGGAGAAAAAGCCGCGCAAGATTACGATAATGCTCAAATACTCTAAGGACGGCGAGTCGGTGATTCGGGATATTCAGCGGGTTTCACGTTGTTCACGCCGGGTGTATGTTTCCCGGAAGGAGATTCCTTCAATACTTAACGGTATCGGCGTGGCGATTTTGACGACTTCCAAAGGGGTTATGAGTGACCGAGAAGCGCGCCGCAAGAAAGTGGGTGGTGAAGTAATTGGTTATGTATATTAA
- the rplF gene encoding 50S ribosomal protein L6: MAKLRTKPVLIPEKVNVEIQGQEIKVRGPLGELKMTVSSHVWLELKDRTVTVHTADDSKLAQGIQGTTRTLILNMIKGVTEGYSKTLVIQGTGYRAQPVSGGIQLFVGFTKPVTVQLPPEIKYEMQTVKSADKGDLTHITLKSIDKQLLGDIAAKIRKIRPPDPYKHKGIRYADEVLRKKVGKRAVGQTA, from the coding sequence ATGGCAAAATTGAGGACTAAACCTGTGTTGATCCCGGAAAAGGTAAATGTAGAAATCCAGGGACAGGAGATAAAGGTCCGAGGTCCCCTCGGAGAACTAAAGATGACGGTTTCCAGTCATGTGTGGTTAGAATTGAAGGATCGAACGGTCACCGTCCACACCGCTGATGATTCAAAATTAGCCCAAGGAATCCAGGGGACAACGCGCACCCTTATATTAAACATGATCAAAGGTGTTACTGAAGGATATTCTAAGACCCTCGTCATCCAGGGAACGGGTTACCGTGCTCAGCCAGTTAGTGGAGGGATCCAATTGTTTGTGGGTTTTACTAAACCCGTGACGGTTCAACTACCACCGGAGATTAAATATGAGATGCAGACCGTAAAGAGTGCGGATAAAGGTGATCTGACCCATATCACTTTGAAGAGTATTGATAAGCAGTTACTGGGTGATATTGCGGCGAAGATTCGTAAGATTCGTCCTCCTGACCCTTACAAGCACAAAGGAATTAGATACGCGGATGAGGTACTGCGCAAGAAAGTCGGCAAACGGGCAGTCGGTCAAACTGCTTAG
- the rplR gene encoding 50S ribosomal protein L18 translates to MRLTGRLRRHKRIRKKIKGTPEKPRLCVFRSNRHIYAQLIDDTKGVVLCGVSSTGLELADKKKTEVALEVGKKLGELALSKGIKYVCFDRAGYKYHGRVKALAEGARQAGLKF, encoded by the coding sequence ATGAGATTGACGGGTAGACTACGTAGGCACAAACGCATAAGAAAGAAGATAAAAGGGACACCTGAAAAACCCCGGCTTTGCGTATTCCGAAGCAACCGTCACATTTATGCCCAGCTTATTGATGATACAAAAGGCGTGGTGCTCTGTGGTGTTTCATCCACGGGATTGGAACTTGCAGACAAAAAGAAAACCGAAGTTGCTCTGGAAGTAGGCAAAAAGTTGGGAGAATTGGCGTTGAGCAAAGGGATCAAATATGTCTGTTTTGACCGTGCCGGGTATAAATACCACGGGCGGGTAAAGGCGCTGGCTGAAGGGGCACG